ACGTCACTAGCAACTCAAATGTAATGGGAAGTGCGACAATTTGTTGAACCATCTTTTCAATCACCGGTATTTCACAATTAGGAATCCCGTCAATGCGCAACTCAAGAATATCAAAATCATTCGCGTAACGTTTGATATCGTGCAATTCCTCATGCGTCAACGTAGGATTTAAAGGCATTAAGCTCGCAACAATTTGTGTTTTCAATTCTGTTTCACCTTTTCTCTTTATGGATTAACAATATTTTCTGCGTGTCGAGTACGAATAAATGATAAAACATCATCTAATGGAATGTCGACTAAGTTTTTCACAGCCTCATCAGTATAAAATGCGACATGTGGTGAGAGCAATACTTTTTCATGATTCAATAGTACCTTTAAAGTCTCATCCTCTAATTCACGGCCGCCCCAGTCATGTCTGAAGTATGCCCCTTCATTTTCATACGTATCAATGGCTACCCCTGCGACATGCCCCGCTTCTAAACTGCGGATTAACGCTGTCGTATCCACTACGCTACCACGTGCAGCATTAATGAGTAACAATCCCGGTTTCGCTTGTTTTAAAACCGCATCATTAATCAAATAATGATTTTCTTTAGAACCAGGAATGTGAAGTGTTAACACATCGACTTGTGAAATGAGCGTTTCAAGACTGTCTACATATGTCACCACGTCTTTTAGTGCTTCATCCGGTGCAATATCATAGGCTAAAACTTCTGAACCGAATCCTTTAAATATTTTAGCTGCACGACTTCCAATACGCCCTGTGCCTAACACACCAATTTTTAAAGATTCCACCGTACGACCTTGTAAATTTAGATTCCACGTGAAATCATTTTGAGCCATATTACGGTCAATTTGTGCTGTATGTCTCACTAACTCTAACGTACGTGTCACTGCGAATTCAGCAATCGATTGTGGCGAATAACTCGGTACGTTACTAATTTTAACATTTTCAAGATTTGCCGCTTCTAAATCAAACTGGTCGTATCCTGCCGAACGTTGCGCAATATGAAAAATCCCATTTTCTGCTAACACTTTATAAAATTGGCTGTCAAATTGCGTCGTTTGCGAAATTGAAATACCGTCGACATCCGTCAATTGTGCCAAATGTGACGCATCCAGTTGTGCTTCAATCAATTCAACCTCAACGTCATCTTGATGCGCTGCTTTCCATTGTTCTAACGCTGGTAACTCGTCTTCCCTTACATCAAACACTAAAATTTTTGTCATTGTTCATTCCTCCCAGTAAAAATGTCAGTTAATTCTGAATAAAATAACTATAGCCTATTCTTTTTATCTTGAAAAGATGTGATGATTAAAAAGTATTTCATCGGGTAAATAATAGGACGAAACATTAAAAACAAGGAGGTCTTCATGATGGGTATTATTTATCAAACAACTGCAACAAACACTGGCGGACGTAAAGGTCACGTCCAAACAGATGACAATAAATTAGAATTTAGATTAGCGCCACCCGATAACGCGAAAGAGAACGAAACAAATCCTGAGCAATTATTTGCGACAGGTTATGCGTCATGCTTCAATGGGGCTTTTGATTTAATATTAAAACGTAATGGTTTCCGTAAAGCTGAACCAGTTGTAGATTTAACAGTGAAATTAATGGATGATCCTAGTTCAGAAAGCCCAATGTTAGGTGTCGACATTCAAGCAAAAGTTAAAAACATGTCACAAGAAGATGCCGAAAAATGCTTAGAGGAAGCACATGCATTCTGTCCATATTCAAAAGCAACAAATGGCAATATTGAATTTAGTATGAATGTGACAGTTGAAGATTAAGTCATTTTCTAAAAAAGTAATATAGTTTGCTAGATTAAATCTCAATTTCCGAGTCATTGTCGGCTCATCAATCGAGATCCGTTCAGCAATCTTTAAGAGCAATGCTACTTTTATAGTGGGATTGCTCTTTTTATTAGGAAAAATGCTGCACCACGTCATTCACATGTGTCACCATTATTGATATGATATCGCATTTTGTTCACTCAGTGCTGTCATATTTTTAACTTGTCCTGCTTATTCATACTGTTTTTAAACACGACACGATATGGATTTAAAGCTATATTTTAATAATGATAAACGGCATTCTTTTTATAAATGTATTTTTTAAATTCAGAAGATTCTTAAATAACGTTGAATTTACAATTTTAATTGTTTATGATTAATAGTGAGATAACGGATTGAAGTAAACTGGAGGTGGCGCAATGATAAAAATATTGACGCGCAACGATTTGAGTCAATTTAAACAACTCATCAACGACGTGCAACTGATCGAAACAAACCCGAATCATTATGAAGTTGAACTAACACCTGAAGACATCGATGCTTTATTTCACCCGGATAATCAGGCAAGCGCAGTACTATTAGGTGCATTCGACGCTGACACATTAGTCGGTTTCATTCAACTCAACTACAATTCACAGCTTACGAAACGCCATAAAGCAGTCATTGAACATTTATATGTGCTACCTCAATATCGAAATGAAGGGATAGCCCAACAATTATTAGAAGTCCTCATCCCCCACGCCAAAGAGAATGGCATTGAAAACATCTTCATCTCTGTCGCATCAAACAACATTGCCGCAAAAATTTTTTATGATAACTTTGGATTCGAATTTCTAGCTTTAGAAGAAAATGCACGTAAGATTAATGGTCATTACATCGAGGATCATTGGCTCATTTATTATACATAAGAGGTGTGAAATGAAAGAAACGACGAGAATTCAACATACTTGGCGCTATCAAAAATACAACGTCATGATGCGTAACTATAAAGACTATCAAACCGTTCAAACATTGATTAAACATGGCGCCTCTTTTAAAACAATCGAAGGAACCATTCAAGAAATATTAACAAAACCGATTGAACATTCCGCATTTATAAATACATTCCAACATTTGTGGGGTTATTTCAAAAAAGTCGCGACACCCTCAGAAAAAGAAAGGTATACTACTTTACTCAAACAACTTGACATACAAACGGTGACATATGACACATGTATCCAATTTATCCAGCACCTCACGCTAAAATATGAACAACCTTATTTACTTCAAAGTGCGATCATGAAACTATAATAAGAAACGCAACGAACCTTTGATGATAAGATTCATTGCGTTTTTATTGAGTCGATTTATGGTGATTTCGGCACCGGCACTGTGACACCAGGCTGATTAACAATTGCATGCTGATTTAAAATGTCAAAATAAATATGCTTAATACGTGCTTCGTTATTGTTTGGTTTAGGTTGATCATAGTTCGTGCCTAACACAACAATAAATTTATCGTTGTAATACGTCGTAAATATTTGATTAAAGAAAATACCGTTGATGCGGTTGAAATTATTATACACATAAAAACCGTAGCGATACTTTTCAGGATAACGCGTCGTCATGAATTCGTGAATGTACGGTAAGGTAACCTTTTCAGGAAAAATGTGATTCGTCTGTAACTTCCGCACTAACACACCCATATCGTGCGCTGACATATACAAATTGCCCGCACCATAATATTGATTCAAATAATGCGGCTCTCGAAAGGCTACATTTTGTGTTTGATTATCGAATCGATACCCTTTTGCCATATCACCTTTATACCGTTCGTCATCGAAAAACGCTGAATGCATTAATTTAAAAGGGTTTGCAATATAACGATAATAATTTTGAACATAGGATTGTCCCGTTACATTTTCAATGACCTTCGCAAGCACCAGGTAATTGGCATCATTGTAAAAATGTTTATGATAAAAATTAGGGTCGATGCCTCGAGCTTCAATAGATTGAATTGCACCATCTAAATCTGAAATATCATCTGAACCTTGGTATTTATATAAACCACTTTGATGTCGCAGTAGGTCTTGAATCGTAATATCTTGCGGAAATTGGAAATCAGGGATGTATTTAGTAACAGAATCTTCCACATGGATTTTATTTTCAATTTCCAACTTTTTAACAATCATTCCCGTTAAAAACTTTTGAGCAGATCCAATCAAAAAAATCGTATTCGGACTATTTTTCTTTTGGCTTTCAAAATCTTGATAACCGTATCCCTTATCCATTTTTAATTTGCCATCTTCAAACACGGCTATCGTTCCGTTGAATTGGACACTTTCTAAATATTGATCAATCGTTTTGTATACAGGATTTTGTTGATCAACGACCGTCTTAAGCGGCTGAATCTCCTCTGTTTTCTCAGGAGTATGTTCCTTTTGGTGTTGCGCCCTATCTTCTAACGTAAATTGATCCTCTTCACTCAACAGTTTAAACTGATGATATAAATAAAGACCACTTGCAAATATGACAATAATAGTGACACTTATGATGAAATAAGTGAGTCGAGTTGTTTTTCTTTTGTTCACATTTATTCTACTCCTCTATCATTCTCCACCTTTACCTATCCATTAACTGAATCGTTAACCACTAAAGGTATCATCAAATTAGGAGAATTGAAGTGTTGATGTAATACTTCGCTGTTTAATGTTATGTCCCTATATTGACACATTTGAGCAATTGTATTGTATAAAGTGTACCATGAAATATATTGAATTTAAAAATGTTTTTATGTTTTTATCGTGCAACGCTATTGTGAAATGATAAACTTGCGATGACTTCGGATATATCCTCCATCTTTCATGCAAAAAAGAGCGTTATTTAGTCCTATTGCGCCTTGGATTTTGGCTGACTTAAAATCATTTCAAGCGCAATTCAATCCCTCAAATTGAGACTTGCAAATATAAGAAGCACAATATAATATTGATGTAAATATTCCAGTTATCTCAACCTCCGTTCAATCCACCTACCTTGAACTCAAGCTTTTGATTGACTACATTTTAAAATCTTTGTATCCCAACGATATGACAATTTTCACCTACCATTTTCAATCTAATCCGTCCGATATCAGCAAATCACAATGAAACATTAATAAAGGCGGATGCCTATGGAAAAAGAAATATACGAACAATTAATGCGTAAAATAAAGGTCTTCGAAAAAATATTGTCAACTTACCCAGTGTTGGAGAGCAAATTCAGCACCATTTGATTCATATTATAGATGACGCTGAAAGATTTAAATTAATTATAAATAAAAGAGGTCATAAAAATCCCGATAACCTTACTATAATGCTATACAGTATGAATCAAAATAGCACTATGATACGATTTGACGTTAATGGAAGTGATCATGCCAATCCTCCAAACTTTAATCGAATACCTACGCCACACCTCCATATCATGACGGATGAATATAAAAACGGTACTATTGCTATACCATTACACGACATACAAAATATTGAACTGATTAACGAGATGATAGATGCTCTAGATTTTTTTATGGATTATACTAAAATAAAAAAAGACAATATCATCATCAAGCCATAATCACTTTAAAGCAGAAAGGAGTGAATTGCATATGGAGAGCATTGAACAAAAAATGAATGAATATTTTAAATGGATGAAACAAAATTACAAATACAAAGAATTAGAAGATTCAACAGAAATAACAACACCGTTTATCAATCCATTAAATGATTATATTAGAATATATCTTGATGTATTACCCAATAACGACATTCGATTATCTGACGACAGTTTAACAATGAATGAACTTGAGCTCGCAGGTATTGATATTCATACAAAAGCCAGAAGTAGACTCATTCAAAATGTGTTAAACCAATTTAACCTCGTTTTAGATGGAGAAGAAATTGTCACTAATGTCAAAAATAATAGTTTCGCTCAGTCAAAACATAACTTGATACAAGGGATTTTAAAAATATATGA
Above is a genomic segment from Staphylococcus delphini containing:
- a CDS encoding DUF1722 domain-containing protein, giving the protein MKETTRIQHTWRYQKYNVMMRNYKDYQTVQTLIKHGASFKTIEGTIQEILTKPIEHSAFINTFQHLWGYFKKVATPSEKERYTTLLKQLDIQTVTYDTCIQFIQHLTLKYEQPYLLQSAIMKL
- a CDS encoding serine hydrolase domain-containing protein, with protein sequence MNKRKTTRLTYFIISVTIIVIFASGLYLYHQFKLLSEEDQFTLEDRAQHQKEHTPEKTEEIQPLKTVVDQQNPVYKTIDQYLESVQFNGTIAVFEDGKLKMDKGYGYQDFESQKKNSPNTIFLIGSAQKFLTGMIVKKLEIENKIHVEDSVTKYIPDFQFPQDITIQDLLRHQSGLYKYQGSDDISDLDGAIQSIEARGIDPNFYHKHFYNDANYLVLAKVIENVTGQSYVQNYYRYIANPFKLMHSAFFDDERYKGDMAKGYRFDNQTQNVAFREPHYLNQYYGAGNLYMSAHDMGVLVRKLQTNHIFPEKVTLPYIHEFMTTRYPEKYRYGFYVYNNFNRINGIFFNQIFTTYYNDKFIVVLGTNYDQPKPNNNEARIKHIYFDILNQHAIVNQPGVTVPVPKSP
- a CDS encoding DUF6978 family protein, yielding MIHIIDDAERFKLIINKRGHKNPDNLTIMLYSMNQNSTMIRFDVNGSDHANPPNFNRIPTPHLHIMTDEYKNGTIAIPLHDIQNIELINEMIDALDFFMDYTKIKKDNIIIKP
- a CDS encoding Ohr family peroxiredoxin, giving the protein MGIIYQTTATNTGGRKGHVQTDDNKLEFRLAPPDNAKENETNPEQLFATGYASCFNGAFDLILKRNGFRKAEPVVDLTVKLMDDPSSESPMLGVDIQAKVKNMSQEDAEKCLEEAHAFCPYSKATNGNIEFSMNVTVED
- a CDS encoding D-2-hydroxyacid dehydrogenase, whose translation is MTKILVFDVREDELPALEQWKAAHQDDVEVELIEAQLDASHLAQLTDVDGISISQTTQFDSQFYKVLAENGIFHIAQRSAGYDQFDLEAANLENVKISNVPSYSPQSIAEFAVTRTLELVRHTAQIDRNMAQNDFTWNLNLQGRTVESLKIGVLGTGRIGSRAAKIFKGFGSEVLAYDIAPDEALKDVVTYVDSLETLISQVDVLTLHIPGSKENHYLINDAVLKQAKPGLLLINAARGSVVDTTALIRSLEAGHVAGVAIDTYENEGAYFRHDWGGRELEDETLKVLLNHEKVLLSPHVAFYTDEAVKNLVDIPLDDVLSFIRTRHAENIVNP
- a CDS encoding GNAT family N-acetyltransferase, which encodes MIKILTRNDLSQFKQLINDVQLIETNPNHYEVELTPEDIDALFHPDNQASAVLLGAFDADTLVGFIQLNYNSQLTKRHKAVIEHLYVLPQYRNEGIAQQLLEVLIPHAKENGIENIFISVASNNIAAKIFYDNFGFEFLALEENARKINGHYIEDHWLIYYT